In Candidatus Eisenbacteria bacterium, the following proteins share a genomic window:
- a CDS encoding DUF2779 domain-containing protein produces the protein AGRLVGKVAREYYPGGVEIGRDDLSYEEAVRRTTAALADLSTRAIYEGAFSHGGIRARVDILARANGSGWDLVEVKSSTGFKGEYLADVAAQLHAVEGSGVQVERVLLLHVNNQYVWNGGAYDVAALFAAHDLSEGVRAALPKLLGKVGEIRQALGSPEPPAIAIGPHCRKPYPCPFHGHCHEAVPEHHVSNLPRLTPKMYGTLIAARIEDIREIPDGFEGLSEFQWRVRDAVLRGEPYRHPGLKAELDAIRFPIHFLDFETCNPALPIIPGTHPFQQTPFQWSVHVLREDGTHEHHGYLHRDRTDPREALASGLVDVLADRGSIVVYSGFESRVIRSLADALPELEDRLNPLQDRMVDLLHLLHNYYYHPNFHGSFSIKDVLPVLVPAMSYDDLSIREGSQAALAFIALTDPEIHPEERAMLEEALNAYCARDTMALLCMYQVLRGMP, from the coding sequence ACGCGGGCCGGCTCGTGGGCAAGGTCGCCCGCGAGTACTACCCGGGCGGCGTCGAGATCGGACGGGACGACCTGTCGTACGAGGAGGCGGTCCGCCGCACGACGGCGGCGCTCGCCGATCTCTCGACGCGCGCGATCTACGAAGGCGCGTTCTCGCACGGAGGGATCCGCGCCCGCGTGGACATCCTCGCGCGGGCGAACGGAAGCGGATGGGATCTCGTCGAGGTGAAGTCGAGCACCGGCTTCAAGGGCGAGTACCTCGCCGACGTGGCCGCACAGCTCCATGCCGTCGAGGGGAGCGGGGTACAGGTCGAGCGGGTGCTCCTCCTCCACGTGAACAACCAGTACGTCTGGAACGGAGGCGCCTACGACGTCGCGGCCCTCTTCGCGGCGCACGACCTCTCGGAAGGAGTGCGCGCCGCCCTGCCCAAGCTCCTCGGCAAGGTGGGGGAGATCCGGCAGGCGCTCGGCTCCCCGGAGCCTCCCGCGATCGCGATCGGACCGCACTGCAGGAAACCCTATCCGTGCCCCTTCCACGGCCACTGCCACGAGGCGGTCCCGGAGCACCACGTGAGCAACCTCCCCCGTCTCACCCCCAAGATGTACGGGACGCTGATCGCGGCGCGAATCGAGGACATCCGTGAGATCCCGGACGGGTTCGAGGGGCTGAGCGAGTTCCAGTGGCGGGTGCGGGACGCGGTGCTTCGCGGAGAGCCCTACCGCCATCCGGGGCTCAAGGCCGAGCTGGATGCGATCCGTTTCCCGATCCACTTCCTCGACTTCGAGACCTGCAACCCCGCGCTCCCGATCATTCCCGGCACGCACCCGTTCCAGCAGACGCCGTTCCAGTGGTCGGTGCACGTCCTCCGTGAAGACGGCACGCACGAGCACCACGGATACCTGCATCGCGACCGCACCGACCCTCGCGAGGCGCTCGCGTCCGGGCTCGTGGACGTGCTCGCGGATCGGGGATCGATCGTCGTGTACTCGGGATTCGAGTCCCGCGTGATCCGCTCCCTCGCGGACGCGCTTCCCGAGCTCGAGGACCGGCTCAACCCGCTCCAGGACCGGATGGTCGATCTGCTTCACCTTCTCCACAATTACTACTACCATCCGAACTTCCATGGCTCCTTCTCGATCAAGGACGTGCTCCCGGTGCTGGTCCCGGCGATGAGCTACGACGATCTCTCCATTCGGGAGGGGAGTCAGGCCGCCCTCGCGTTCATCGCGCTCACCGATCCCGAGATCCATCCCGAGGAGCGCGCCATGCTCGAAGAGGCATTGAACGCTTACTGCGCGAGGGACACGATGGCCCTGCTCTGCA